From the genome of Glycine max cultivar Williams 82 chromosome 2, Glycine_max_v4.0, whole genome shotgun sequence, one region includes:
- the LOC100802879 gene encoding threonine--tRNA ligase, mitochondrial 1, whose product MLCSLIRFRRSAPSYHTLHSLFPTINRFSSSASAAMVAHAKDEAYLSATIPKRIRLFETILAEQHTQRLSLSPDPIKVTLPDGSVKEAKKWHTTPLDVAREISKNLANSALIAKVNGVLWDMTRPLEDDCQLQIFKFDDDEGRDTFWHSSAHILGQSLETEYGCKLCIGPCTTRGEGFYYDAFYGELGLNDDHFKQIEAGALKAVAEKQPFERIEVTRDQALEMFSDNKFKVEIINDLPADKTITVYRCGPLVDLCRGPHIPNTSFVKAIACLKASSAYWRGDKDRESLQRVYGISYPDQKSLKEYLHRLEEAKKYDHRILGVKQELILHHEWSPGSWFFLPQGTRIYNKLMDFIRNQYRDRGYQEVISPNVFNMELWVQSGHAANYREDMFILEVDKQEFGLKPMNCPGHCLMFKHRVRSYRELPLRFADFGVLHRNEASGALSGLTRVRRFQQDDAHIFCRESQIKDEVRNSLNFINYVYKIFGFTYELKLSTRPEKYLGDIATWDKAESALKEALDDFGKPWQLNEGDGAFYGPKIDISVSDALGRKFQCATLQLDFQLPDRFKLEFSAEDEAKIERPVMIHRAILGSVERMFAILLEHYKGKWPFWLSPRQAIVCPVSEKSQAYALQVRDQIHQAGYYVDADTTDRKIQKKVREAQLAQYNYILVVGEEEANTGQVSVRVRDLAEHKVMSIEKLLEHFRDKAAAFE is encoded by the exons ATGCTATGCTCTCTAATCCGTTTCCGCCGTTCCGCTCCTTCCTACCACACTCTCCACTCTCTCTTTCCGACGATTAACCGTTTCTCCTCCTCCGCCTCCGCCGCCATGGTTGCTCACGCGAAGGACGAGGCGTACCTCAGCGCGACGATTCCGAAGCGCATCCGTCTCTTCGAGACCATCCTGGCGGAGCAGCACACTCAGCGCCTCTCGCTCTCGCCGGATCCTATCAAGGTTACTCTCCCCGACGGCAGCGTCAAGGAGGCGAAGAAGTGGCATACGACGCCGCTTGATGTTGCGCGTGAAATCTCGAAGAATTTGGCCAACAGCGCGCTCATCGCGAAGGTCAATGGCGTGCTCTGGGACATGACTCGCCCTCTCGAGGACGATTGCCAGCTCCAGATCTTCAAGTTCGACGACGACGAAGGCCGCGACACCTTCTGGCACTCCAGCGCCCACATTCTCGGCCAG TCACTTGAGACGGAGTATGGATGCAAGCTCTGCATTGGGCCTTGCACTACAAGAGGAGAG GGATTCTATTATGATGCATTTTACGGGGAGTTGGGTCTCAATGACGATCACTTTAAGCAGATTGAGGCTGGAGCATTGAAGGCTGTTGCg GAAAAGCAACCCTTTGAGCGTATTGAAGTTACACGTGATCAGGCACTTGAGATGTTTTCAGATAATAAGTTTAAG GTTGAGATTATCAATGATTTGCCTGCCGACAAAACTATTACAGTATACAGATGTGGCCCCTTGGTTGATTTGTGTCGTGGACCCCATATACCTAATACATCCTTTGTCAAAGCAATTGCGTGCTTAAAG GCTTCATCAGCATATTGGAGGGGGGACAAAGATCGGGAAAGTTTACAAAGAGTTTATGGCATATCTTATCCTGATCAGAAAAGTCTAAAG GAATACTTGCATCGGCTGGAGGAGGCTAAAAAGTATGATCACAGGATTTTGGGTGTGAAACAGGAGCTTATTCTTCATCATGAATGGAG CCCGGGAAGCTGGTTTTTTCTTCCGCAAGGCACTCGGATCTACAACAAACTCATGGACTTCATTCGGAATCAGTACAGAGACAGGGGCTATCAAGAG GTCATATCTCCCAATGTATTTAACATGGAACTGTGGGTGCAATCTGGTCATGCTGCAAATTATAGGGAGGATATGTTTATCTTAGAG GTTGACAAACAAGAGTTTGGGTTGAAACCAATGAATTGCCCAGGGCACTGCCTGATGTTTAAACACAGGGTTCGATCATATAGAG AACTTCCTCTTCGTTTCGCTGATTTTGGGGTTTTGCATCGGAATGAGGCTAGTGGCGCCCTGAGTGGATTAACACGTGTTAGGAGATTCCAGCAG GACGATGCACATATTTTCTGCAGGGAGTCTCAG aTAAAGGATGAAGTGAGGAACAGCTTGAATTTCATCAATTATGTCTATAAGATATTTGGTTTCACATATGAGCTGAAGCTTTCAACG AGGCCAGAAAAATACCTAGGAGATATTGCAACTTGGGACAAAGCTGAAAGTGCTCTTAAAGAAGCTTTAGATGATTTTGGCAAGCCTTGGCAG TTGAATGAAGGGGATGGTGCATTCTATGGACCAAAGATAGACATCAGTGTATCTGATGCATTGGGTAGGAAATTCCAGTGTGCAACTTTGCAG CTTGACTTCCAGCTTCCTGATCGTTTTAAGTTGGAATTCTCAGCTGAGGATGAAGCCAAAATTGAGAGACCTGTAATGATACACAGAGCCATTCTAGGATCTGTTGAACGCATGTTTGCCATACTTTTAGAGCACTACAAGGGTAAATGGCCTTTCTGGCTCAGTCCTCGTCAAGCAATTGTATGCCCTGTGTCTGAAAAGTCACAAGCTTATGCATTACAG GTGCGAGATCAGATCCACCAAGCAGGGTATTACGTTGATGCTGATACAACTGATAGGAAGATTCAAAAGAAG GTGCGAGAAGCACAATTAGCACAATACAACTACATCTTGGTTGTTGGAGAGGAGGAAGCTAATACAGGACAG